The Drosophila gunungcola strain Sukarami chromosome 2L unlocalized genomic scaffold, Dgunungcola_SK_2 000007F, whole genome shotgun sequence genome includes a region encoding these proteins:
- the LOC128253129 gene encoding venom dipeptidyl peptidase 4 gives MAEKSLLITALCVLCVACLRPSLAAVIGRAEEAGGNKTAWDLTEALYGSSGLRGFNGTWITDEEFYYTASDRSIHKFNAATKTDVIFQNSSFLNNYVGATFSLSPDNTKILIRHNLTEKFRHSYIAQYDVFDIESNTTVQIHKGEKLQYCGWSPLRDRLAYVYLNNVFIHFSEKVEVSITDDGVDGVVYNGVPDWVYEEEVLSSGSALWWSADATKLAVGFFDDTEVETFNYFLYGDGTSTFYQYPHEEHLKYPKSGSKNPVVRLRVYDVTDNDPTMYLIVAPVEVVGSDHILQNVVWSNETHLLITWMNRRQNRASIQSCSYQGVCAEVKRLEEPLGWVDISTPKCLSTGKSCIFRYFIDNWHQVWNLDLETGLNSWQSRGNFTVLAVYGYDEARDKLYYQATLPGDPSVYHVYSNDKCLSCSQVDADGVACRSASATFSKSFSYYTLSCNGPNPSYTQIFEATTNSLQVDWEPNTAYRKQLEQKLRPSYHFLNVTLADGTIGIAKLALPPNFDAAKKYPLIVVVYQGPNSVRVTNGFTLGYEAFVTTSRETIYAYIDGRGTGNKGKDLLFSVNNDLGDHEVEDQLFVTRWMQLNLAYVDAERCGIWGWSYGGYMTAKTIEKDHDRIFQCGVSVAPVTSWLYYDTIYTERYMGLPTDDDNLKKYNESSVFRNLENFKTHDFLLIHGSGDDNVHYQHSLLLAKLLQRHDIQFQEQTYTDENHGIGNALPHLYHTIDAFWTNCLNLDVYEDSE, from the exons ATGGCCGAAAAATCGCTGCTGATCACCGCACTCTGTGTTCTCTGCGTCGCTTGTCTCCGTCCGTCGTTGGCGGCCGTAATCGGACGGGCGGAGGAAGCGGGGGGCAACAAAACAGCGTGGGATCTGACGGAGGCCCTATACGGTTCCTCCGGACTCCGGGGTTTCAACGGCACCTGGATAACAG ATGAGGAGTTCTATTATACCGCCTCAGACAGATCCATCCACAAATTCAACGCGGCTACTAAAACGGACGTCATTTTCCAAAACTCCTCGTTTCTG AACAACTACGTGGGGGCAACTTTCTCGCTCTCACCAGATAACACGAAGATCCTGATCCGGCACAACCTCACGGAGAAGTTTCGACACTCGTACATAGCCCAGTACGACGTGTTCGACATCGAGAGCAACACCACCGTCCAAATCCACAAGGGTGAAAAGCTGCAGTACTGTGGATGGTCGCCGCTGCGGGATCGCCTGGCTTACGTCTACCTCAACAATGTGTTCATCCACTTCAGCGAGAAGGTGGAGGTCAGCATCACGGACGACGGGGTGGATGGAGTGGTGTACAATGGAGTGCCCGACTGGGTCTACGAGGAGGAGGTCCTGAGCAGCGGTAGCGCCCTGTGGTGGTCGGCGGACGCCACCAAGCTGGCGGTGGGCTTCTTCGACGACACCGAGGTGGAGACCTTCAACTACTTCCTGTACGGCGACGGGACCAGCACCTTCTATCAGTACCCGCACGAGGAGCACCTCAAGTACCCCAAGTCGGGCTCCAAAAACCCAGTGGTGCGCTTACGCGTCTACGACGTGACCGACAACGATCCCACCATGTACCTCATCGTGGCGCCCGTGGAAGTCGTCGGAAGCGATCACATCCTGCAGAACGTTGTGTGGTCCAACGAGACGCACCTGCTCATCACCTGGATGAATCGGCGGCAGAACCGCGCCTCCATTCAGAGCTGCAGCTACCAAGGCGTCTGCGCAGAGGTGAAGCGGCTGGAGGAGCCGCTCGGCTGGGTGGATATCAGCACGCCCAAGTGCCTTAGCACCGGCAAGAGCTGCATCTTCAGATACTTCATAGACAACTGGCACCAAGTGTGGAACCTGGACCTGGAGACCGGGCTCAACAGCTGGCAGTCGCGCGGTAACTTCACTGTTTTGGCCGTCTATGGATACGACGAAGCGAGGGATAAACT CTACTACCAAGCCACTCTTCCCGGAGATCCCTCTGTGTACCATGTGTACAGCAACGACAAGTGCCTAAGCTGCTCCCAAGTGGATGCGGACGGCGTGGCCTGTCGCTCTGCTTCTGCCACCTTCAGCAAGTCATTTTCCTACTACACACTTTCCTGCAACGGACCGAATCCGAGCTACACCCAGATCTTCGAGGCCACCACGAACAGTCTCCAGGTCGACTGGGAGCCAAACACGGCGTACCGCAAACAGTTGGAGCAGAAGCTGCGTCCCAGCTACCACTTCTTGAATGTCACCCTGGCCGATGGAACCATCGGAATCGCCAAGCTGGCCCTTCCGCCCAACTTCGATGCGGCCAAGAAGTACCCGCTGATCGTGGTCGTGTACCAGGGACCCAACTCGGTCCGAGTAACCAATGGATTTACGTTGGGTTACGAGGCGTTTGTCACGACCTCCAGGGAGACGATTTACGCGTATATTGACGGCCGAGGCACGGGCAACAAGGGCAAGGACCTGCTCTTCTCGGTCAACAATGATCTGGGCGATCACGAGGTCGAGGACCAACTGTTCGTCACTCGCTGGATGCAACTGAATCTGGCCTACGTGGATGCCGAACGGTGTGGCATTTGGGGATGGAGCTACGGTGGCTACATGACGGCTAAGACCATCGAGAAGGATCACGATCGGATCTTTCAGTGCGGAGTTTCAGTGGCTCCGGTCACTTCATGGCTGTACTACG ATACGATTTATACCGAGCGCTACATGGGTCTTCCTACTGACGATGACAACCTAAAGAAATACAACGAAAGCAGTGTGTTCCGGAATCTGGAAAACTTCAAGACCCATGATTTCCTGTTGATTCACGGGTCCGGAGACGACAATGTCCACTACCAGCACTCTTTGTTGCTGGCCAAATTGCTGCAAAGACATGATATTCAGTTCCAAGAGCAg ACTTATACCGACGAAAACCATGGAATCGGCAATGCCCTGCCTCACTTGTACCATACCATTGATGCCTTCTGGACCAACTGCCTTAACCTAGATGTCTACGAAGACTCTGAATAG